The DNA sequence TTGGTCTCGCTCGGGCTTGCAATGGTGAGGATGTTCGTTGAGCCGTCCATTTAACTCGCTCCGTGGCCGCTGAAAACTTTGAAGGGGGTAATCATCAGGATCTTCAAATCCAACAACAGGCTTTGTTCAGCGATGTAGCTGAGGTCCAATTCCACGCGCTGGTCGAAGTCGATATTGCTGCGCCCGGAGATCTGCCACAGGCCGGTCAGGCCGGGGTAAATGCTCAGGCGCACAAGATGGTTGTCCTTGTAGCGATAGGCGTTGAACGAGGTCGGCCGCGGGCCCACCAGGCGCATGTCGCCGGTCACTACATTGATCAGGTTCGGCAGTTCGTCGAGGCTGCTGCGTCGCAGGAACCGGCCGATGGGAGTAATGCGTGGGTCGTTGTCGATCTTGAAGTCGATGGCATCGGCGCCGTGCTTGTTGAGGTGGCGCAGCGACTCCTTGAGGGCTTCGGCGTTGGCGACCATGGTGCGGAACTTGTACATGCCGAAAACCCGGCCTCGGTAACCGGTACGCTTCTGCACGAACAGCACCGGGCCGGGGCTGGAGAACTTGACCAATAGGGCCAGGCCCAGCAGCAGCGGGCAGAGCATCACCAGGATCGCCAGTGCGCCGAGGCAGGCCACCACCCGGTTGGTGCGTGAGACGGTCCAGGGCCGACCGCCGTCGCGACCGGTCAGCCAGCCACGACCTTGTCGGTGGATGGCGGCGTCCAGGCGCCTGCGGTGGTCGGGGTCGACACGTTTGTCGCGTCCGCGGGTATCAATCGGAATGTCTTGCTCATGGC is a window from the Pseudomonas brassicacearum genome containing:
- a CDS encoding sugar transferase — protein: MTRHEQDIPIDTRGRDKRVDPDHRRRLDAAIHRQGRGWLTGRDGGRPWTVSRTNRVVACLGALAILVMLCPLLLGLALLVKFSSPGPVLFVQKRTGYRGRVFGMYKFRTMVANAEALKESLRHLNKHGADAIDFKIDNDPRITPIGRFLRRSSLDELPNLINVVTGDMRLVGPRPTSFNAYRYKDNHLVRLSIYPGLTGLWQISGRSNIDFDQRVELDLSYIAEQSLLLDLKILMITPFKVFSGHGAS